A region of Malaclemys terrapin pileata isolate rMalTer1 chromosome 5, rMalTer1.hap1, whole genome shotgun sequence DNA encodes the following proteins:
- the LOC128837706 gene encoding uncharacterized protein LOC128837706, producing MWYSTTPKRDVLGYQWTVINTTLGTVKFSLPLSSFQITSTYPNCSQETAIRLAQQRAWVISSRKKRDLTGSLWDGANSATAVWNIFKNQEHDEKLGQLENAIGLVSGAQLTQVQAGVGELHVISALSSMTQKLLTEMVLNITEAGKALQWDLACSEIQDFLNDQLMAIQNDLQHQAWPTALTDTSGVPSDLWPWRHTWRLSGWKCRCSQGSFQAYGPVGSGWAPTYRILPGPWGGCMWVIHRDIWKIRLPGMPNRFLVSAPGITPDIWIGLGSQWTFWLFEPPQLQCIRKLKPGAVITLHDYVCWEGRGQGTTLTGHLLFQANDSCVYVKATTLQDIHFNLITTAGNHIIYWPADRILQVALRFQIPFNWTSLVPDRFQNLLSLLPEVQKISEIQGQIHILQYIYQVEK from the coding sequence atgtggtatagtactacaccaaagagagatgtattaggatatcaatggactgtgattaacactacactagggactgttaaattttcattgcccttatccagtttccagattacctctacatacccaaattgctcacaggagactgccattagattagcacaacagagggcttgggttatttcttctagaaagaagagagacttgaccggatccctatgggatggggccaatagtgcaacagcagtttggaatatttttaagaaccaagaacatgatgagaaattggggcaactagagaacgccattggccttgtttctggagcacaactaacccaggtgcaggctggagttggtgagttacatgttatttctgcccttagttctatgacccagaagttgctgacagagatggtattgaatatcactgaggctgggaaggcattgcagtgggatctagcatgttcagaaattcaggatttcctgaatgaccagctaatggccattcagaATGATCTacagcatcaggcttggcccactgcccttacagacacatcaggagtaccatctgatctgtggccatggagacatacttggagactttctgggtggaagtgcagatGTTCTCAgggctccttccaagcatatggaccggttgggAGCgggtgggctcccacataccgaatcctgccgggtccatggggaggatgcatgtgggtaattcaccgagacatctggaaAATTAGACTACCTGgcatgcccaatcgatttttagtcagtgctcctgggattacacctgacatttggatagggttagggagtcaatggacattttggctgtttgaacccccacagcttcagtgtatccgtaaactgaagccaggagcagtTATTACTCTTCATGACTATGTTTGCTGGGaaggtaggggacaaggaactacactgacaggacacttactttttcaagctaatgatagctgtgtgtatgttaaagccaccacattgcaagacatacattttaatctcattaccactgcaggcaatcatattatttactggcctgcagatagaattttgcaagtagcccttaggttccagataccctttaattggactagtttagtacctgatcgatttcaaaatttgctttcactgttaccagaggttcagaaaatctctgaaatacaagggcaaattcacatacTTCAAtatatatatcaagttgaaaagtaA